Proteins encoded in a region of the Marinobacter arenosus genome:
- a CDS encoding NAD-dependent succinate-semialdehyde dehydrogenase, producing the protein MSLELKNRELLREQAYINGQWIMAKSGKTFAVTNPANGDQLATVPDMDDTDTRVAIEAAEAAWPAWRSTPAKERANILRKWFNLLMANQEDLARLMTAEQGKPLAESRGEVGYGASFIEWFAEEAKRAYGDVIPGHGKDKRIVVIKQPVGVVAAITPWNFPIAMITRKVAPALAAGCPVVVKPAEDTPLSALAITALAEEAGVPAGLINIITCSKPNAVSVGNELTGNPIVRKVSFTGSTPVGKLLMRQASDTVKKVSLELGGNAPFIVFDDADLDAAVAGLMASKYRNTGQTCVCANRVYVQAGVYDAFTEKLKTAVSKMVVGPGLEGETQQGPLINDAALNKVKRHIEDATSKGAKVALGGRAHALGGTFFEPTILTDATQDMLIAREETFGPVAPLFRFETDDEAISMANDSEFGLSAYFYSRDIHRVWRVAEELESGMIGVNEGIISTEVAPFGGVKESGLGREGSHYGLDEYMELKYLCLGGMK; encoded by the coding sequence ATGTCTCTTGAATTAAAGAATCGCGAACTTCTGCGCGAACAGGCTTATATCAATGGCCAATGGATAATGGCTAAGTCGGGGAAGACTTTTGCCGTGACCAATCCGGCCAACGGTGATCAGTTGGCAACGGTGCCAGACATGGATGACACTGACACTCGTGTAGCGATTGAGGCGGCGGAAGCCGCTTGGCCCGCATGGCGTTCCACCCCCGCCAAAGAGCGCGCCAACATACTGCGCAAATGGTTCAATCTCCTCATGGCCAACCAAGAGGATCTTGCTCGTCTGATGACCGCTGAGCAAGGAAAGCCTCTGGCGGAATCCCGAGGCGAAGTCGGTTACGGTGCAAGCTTCATCGAATGGTTCGCCGAAGAAGCAAAACGGGCCTACGGTGATGTTATTCCCGGGCATGGAAAGGACAAGCGCATCGTCGTAATCAAACAACCGGTTGGTGTGGTAGCCGCTATCACTCCATGGAACTTTCCGATTGCAATGATTACTCGCAAAGTTGCTCCAGCTCTCGCTGCCGGCTGCCCTGTGGTAGTGAAACCCGCCGAGGATACACCCCTCTCCGCGCTGGCCATTACCGCACTGGCGGAAGAGGCCGGTGTACCGGCCGGTCTGATCAACATCATCACCTGCTCCAAACCTAATGCAGTTTCTGTGGGTAACGAGCTGACAGGTAATCCTATTGTGCGCAAAGTGTCGTTTACCGGATCTACGCCGGTCGGGAAGCTCCTGATGCGACAAGCGAGCGACACCGTCAAAAAGGTCAGTTTGGAACTCGGTGGCAATGCCCCCTTCATCGTGTTCGATGATGCCGACCTGGACGCGGCTGTTGCAGGCCTGATGGCCTCGAAGTACCGCAATACAGGACAGACCTGCGTTTGCGCAAACCGAGTATACGTCCAGGCCGGCGTTTACGACGCCTTTACCGAAAAGCTGAAGACTGCTGTCAGCAAAATGGTCGTTGGTCCCGGCCTTGAAGGCGAAACCCAGCAGGGACCACTGATCAACGACGCTGCGTTAAACAAAGTCAAACGGCACATAGAAGACGCTACATCGAAGGGTGCAAAGGTTGCTCTGGGCGGTCGAGCTCACGCCCTCGGCGGAACCTTCTTTGAACCCACTATCCTCACCGATGCCACTCAGGACATGTTGATCGCCCGCGAGGAAACGTTCGGGCCCGTGGCGCCGCTGTTTCGGTTTGAAACCGATGACGAGGCGATCTCCATGGCGAACGATTCAGAATTCGGCTTATCAGCCTATTTCTACAGCCGGGATATCCATCGGGTATGGCGCGTAGCGGAAGAACTGGAATCAGGAATGATTGGCGTCAACGAGGGCATTATCTCTACGGAGGTGGCTCCATTTGGCGGAGTAAAGGAAAGCGGCCTTGGTCGGGAAGGCTCCCACTACGGTCTGGACGAGTACATGGAGCTTAAATACCTGTGTCTGGGTGGCATGAAATAG
- a CDS encoding iron-containing alcohol dehydrogenase, giving the protein MTAFTFNTTKSVICEPGAIKRLGEIVKEHMGNKVLLVTDPGLIKAGLLDVATKSLNEAGVQYELFDGVVADPPVSVVEAALADAREAEVDGVIGFGGGSSMDVAKLIALLIGGGEKLDDVYGVGQAKGNRLPLIQIPTTAGTGSEVTPISIITVGETEKKGVVAPQLLPDIALLDAELTLGLPAHVTAATGIDAMVHAIESYTSASANNNPVSKALAREALRLLGANIETAVKDGSNVKARSDMLLGAMLAGQAFANSPVAAVHALAYPIGGIFHVPHGLSNALVLPHVMRFNAESCGEAYAILATDVFPDLAAAPADKRVNQFIDRLEALSADLGLEQTLREVGIGEADLATLASDAMKQTRLLVNNPREVSEIDALAIYKAAF; this is encoded by the coding sequence ATGACTGCGTTTACTTTTAACACCACCAAAAGCGTTATTTGCGAGCCCGGCGCTATAAAGCGCCTGGGGGAAATCGTTAAAGAGCACATGGGCAATAAAGTACTGCTAGTCACAGATCCGGGGCTGATAAAGGCAGGCTTACTCGACGTAGCTACAAAGTCTCTCAACGAGGCAGGCGTGCAGTACGAGTTGTTCGACGGCGTGGTTGCCGACCCGCCCGTGTCGGTCGTAGAAGCAGCGTTAGCCGACGCCCGAGAAGCAGAGGTGGATGGGGTCATTGGATTTGGTGGCGGCTCATCCATGGATGTAGCCAAATTGATCGCGCTTCTTATTGGCGGTGGAGAAAAGCTTGACGACGTGTACGGTGTTGGTCAGGCCAAAGGCAACCGTTTGCCTCTGATTCAGATTCCAACCACAGCAGGAACAGGCTCAGAGGTTACCCCGATCTCAATTATTACTGTTGGTGAAACCGAGAAAAAAGGCGTTGTTGCGCCTCAGCTGCTTCCGGACATTGCTCTGCTGGATGCCGAGTTGACTCTCGGGCTGCCGGCTCACGTGACCGCGGCTACCGGAATCGATGCCATGGTTCATGCAATTGAAAGCTATACGTCAGCTTCCGCAAACAACAATCCGGTTTCCAAGGCCCTCGCTCGCGAAGCCCTCCGCTTGCTCGGAGCCAATATCGAGACAGCCGTGAAGGATGGCAGTAATGTCAAGGCTCGCTCTGACATGCTGCTCGGAGCCATGCTTGCCGGCCAGGCTTTTGCGAACTCGCCAGTGGCTGCAGTGCATGCTCTTGCCTACCCGATCGGCGGAATTTTCCATGTACCCCACGGCCTTTCCAACGCACTGGTGCTGCCTCACGTCATGCGTTTTAACGCGGAAAGCTGTGGCGAAGCCTATGCAATTCTGGCCACCGATGTCTTTCCGGATCTGGCAGCTGCACCTGCCGATAAGAGGGTGAATCAGTTCATCGACCGTCTTGAGGCTCTGAGTGCTGATTTGGGGCTAGAGCAAACTCTGCGTGAGGTCGGGATTGGGGAGGCAGATCTGGCCACCTTGGCTTCAGATGCCATGAAGCAAACTCGGCTGCTTGTGAACAACCCCAGGGAAGTGTCTGAAATTGATGCCTTGGCAATCTACAAGGCCGCTTTCTGA
- a CDS encoding ATP-binding cassette domain-containing protein has protein sequence MLELKNVTTEIAGTTILRDVSFSVSKGSMVGLIGRNGAGKTTSLRSIMGLIKPKAGQILINGEDMTNQGSFERAGMSIGYMPEDRRLVPDLTVEENIMAPAWACQLVNAEARLAWIYEMMPEVESFSDRRALQLSGGQQKLVALARAMMTGTNLLLLDEPFEGVAPALSRRLASVLSTLKDEGLTVLLSESDQSHSADLVDKAFQIERGSVEPLTSLT, from the coding sequence ATGTTAGAACTTAAGAATGTTACGACGGAGATTGCCGGCACCACTATTCTCCGGGACGTCAGCTTTTCCGTCAGCAAGGGTTCTATGGTTGGTCTGATCGGGCGCAACGGCGCCGGAAAGACGACGTCACTCCGATCAATCATGGGCCTTATCAAGCCGAAAGCCGGCCAAATACTGATCAATGGCGAAGACATGACCAATCAGGGTTCTTTTGAGCGCGCCGGCATGTCCATTGGCTATATGCCAGAGGATCGTCGTCTCGTGCCTGATCTTACGGTCGAGGAAAACATCATGGCACCGGCGTGGGCCTGCCAACTCGTTAACGCAGAGGCCAGGCTTGCGTGGATCTACGAAATGATGCCCGAGGTAGAGTCTTTCTCCGATCGCCGAGCGCTTCAGTTATCAGGCGGCCAGCAAAAGCTCGTTGCACTGGCCCGTGCAATGATGACCGGCACCAACTTGTTGCTACTGGACGAACCATTTGAGGGGGTGGCACCTGCACTATCAAGACGACTCGCCAGTGTCTTGAGCACGCTCAAAGATGAAGGCCTGACTGTTTTGCTGTCTGAATCGGACCAATCACACTCTGCAGATCTGGTCGACAAAGCGTTTCAGATTGAACGTGGCAGCGTTGAGCCGCTCACGTCTCTGACTTAG
- a CDS encoding ABC transporter ATP-binding protein encodes MSALLKTVNLERTFGAVTAATDINIELNTGEVVGVIGSNGAGKTTFINMVTGYIQPSGGDILVRGKSIIGKSPRDVSLAGVGRSFQVPQLFQELTVLENMLIAFGFSVDRKLSFLKPLRSKEKVEKALSVLREYEIEQYAEEVVSTLPQGVRKLLDIAMAMLAEPGLMLLDEPTSGVAIEDKFLLMDTVMAAVRKSDAATMFVEHDMEVVLRYADRVLAFYDGRVLADGPTQTVLSDAKVQELVVGHHLDLGESEVSTSKESAHVRT; translated from the coding sequence ATGAGCGCTTTGTTGAAAACGGTCAATCTGGAGCGAACGTTTGGCGCAGTCACTGCCGCTACCGACATCAATATTGAACTGAATACAGGCGAGGTAGTTGGAGTTATCGGCTCCAACGGGGCTGGCAAGACTACCTTCATCAATATGGTAACGGGCTATATCCAACCGTCCGGTGGCGACATTCTCGTGCGTGGTAAATCCATCATTGGGAAGTCACCCAGGGACGTCTCATTGGCTGGCGTTGGTCGCTCCTTTCAGGTGCCTCAACTATTCCAGGAACTGACGGTTTTGGAGAATATGCTGATCGCGTTCGGTTTCTCAGTCGACCGCAAATTGAGCTTTCTGAAGCCGCTCAGATCCAAGGAAAAAGTCGAAAAGGCTCTCTCCGTTCTGCGCGAATATGAGATCGAGCAGTATGCGGAGGAGGTTGTATCTACTCTGCCCCAGGGAGTTCGCAAGCTGTTGGACATTGCCATGGCAATGCTCGCTGAGCCTGGGCTAATGCTACTCGATGAACCAACCTCAGGCGTTGCCATCGAGGATAAATTCCTGCTGATGGACACCGTTATGGCGGCTGTCCGGAAAAGTGATGCTGCAACAATGTTCGTGGAGCACGATATGGAAGTCGTTCTGCGTTACGCCGACCGAGTTCTCGCGTTTTACGACGGCCGGGTTCTAGCGGACGGTCCCACCCAAACCGTTTTGTCTGACGCCAAAGTCCAGGAATTAGTGGTTGGGCATCACCTCGATCTTGGCGAAAGCGAGGTCAGTACAAGCAAGGAGTCTGCCCATGTTAGAACTTAA
- a CDS encoding branched-chain amino acid ABC transporter permease, giving the protein MKTRSLALLFVLGLVVIAGGLLLPQWMSYLFTIAMGKGLVVLGLVLLMRAGLVSFGQGLYYCVGAYVAGMLTQFVGVTDILVIMLASVAVSVAIAAIIGLLLCRYREIFFAMFSMAFSMILYGLLVRNQFLGSTDGFNVANPSLLGWTPGAEASSDLVLIVAVFLVIVLGAVAWRYLKSLSGYAGEAVRENEIRLEYLGGSVFRVVYVKYIIAAALAAIGGTITALVSGHVDPEMAYWTTSGEFVFIALMGGTAHVAAPIVAAVLFEALRTYAFAVSPYTWQMILGFALLAIILFMPSGLWSLVERFQNKKARKTS; this is encoded by the coding sequence ATGAAAACAAGATCCCTAGCGCTCTTATTTGTTCTCGGGTTGGTAGTCATTGCTGGCGGCCTCCTGCTACCGCAGTGGATGTCCTACCTGTTTACCATCGCGATGGGCAAAGGCCTGGTAGTGCTCGGTCTGGTCCTTCTCATGCGCGCTGGCCTGGTTTCCTTTGGCCAAGGCCTGTACTACTGCGTAGGCGCCTACGTTGCCGGCATGCTGACCCAGTTCGTGGGAGTCACTGACATTCTCGTCATCATGCTTGCGTCTGTTGCAGTCAGCGTTGCCATAGCAGCCATCATTGGCCTGCTACTGTGTCGATATCGCGAGATCTTCTTCGCAATGTTTTCGATGGCGTTCTCGATGATTCTTTACGGCTTGCTGGTCCGCAATCAGTTCCTTGGATCTACCGATGGTTTTAACGTTGCCAATCCGAGCTTATTGGGATGGACTCCCGGTGCTGAAGCTTCATCCGACCTGGTTCTGATTGTCGCAGTATTCCTCGTAATCGTTCTTGGAGCTGTCGCATGGCGATACCTGAAATCTCTTTCCGGTTACGCCGGTGAGGCCGTTCGAGAAAACGAAATTCGATTGGAGTATCTGGGCGGCTCTGTGTTCCGTGTGGTGTATGTAAAGTACATAATCGCGGCGGCTCTGGCGGCTATTGGTGGCACTATTACCGCTCTGGTAAGTGGTCACGTTGATCCAGAGATGGCGTATTGGACCACTTCGGGCGAGTTTGTATTTATAGCCCTGATGGGTGGGACTGCTCATGTAGCCGCCCCGATCGTTGCAGCCGTTCTGTTCGAAGCGCTGCGCACTTATGCGTTCGCCGTGTCGCCTTACACCTGGCAAATGATTCTGGGCTTTGCCCTGCTAGCAATCATCCTGTTCATGCCGTCCGGTCTGTGGTCCCTGGTTGAACGATTCCAAAACAAGAAAGCGAGGAAAACGTCATGA
- a CDS encoding branched-chain amino acid ABC transporter permease has translation MKQLLAILVDGSVYASWLFIISAGLTLIYGVMRILNMSHGSFYALGAYSGAAMVGWYFSTGSVPWFSFVALIAAALVAGISVGLLVERGLLRFMYGRDEVVMILVTYGVLLIMEDAIKLIWGVEPYFAYQPYTLLGRTKFAGLSFANYDFMLIGVSILIGLALWYGLNRTRNGKLLRVVIHDREIASALGINVARIFTITFLIGAGIGSLAGALTAPGLSVVPGMGIEVIVLAFAVVVIGGLGSITGALVGALIVGMARAAAVHLYPEVELFVIYAVMGLVLAFRPQGLFAVANARKI, from the coding sequence ATGAAACAACTTCTTGCAATACTGGTGGATGGCTCGGTCTACGCCTCATGGCTGTTCATCATTTCTGCCGGTCTGACCCTGATTTACGGGGTCATGCGAATCCTCAATATGTCCCATGGCAGCTTTTACGCCCTTGGCGCGTACTCTGGTGCTGCTATGGTTGGTTGGTATTTTTCTACCGGTTCTGTTCCCTGGTTCAGTTTTGTCGCGCTGATCGCCGCCGCCCTTGTCGCCGGCATTTCCGTGGGGCTCCTGGTTGAACGTGGCCTTCTGCGGTTCATGTACGGCAGGGACGAGGTCGTCATGATTCTGGTCACCTATGGCGTCCTGCTCATCATGGAAGATGCCATCAAGCTGATATGGGGGGTTGAGCCCTACTTTGCTTACCAACCCTACACCCTACTGGGTCGAACCAAGTTCGCCGGATTATCCTTCGCTAATTACGATTTCATGCTTATCGGCGTGAGCATACTGATCGGTCTCGCGCTCTGGTATGGCCTGAACCGCACACGCAATGGAAAACTGCTTCGAGTAGTCATTCACGATCGTGAAATAGCCAGCGCACTCGGCATCAACGTTGCTCGAATCTTCACCATAACCTTTCTGATTGGAGCTGGTATCGGATCACTCGCTGGAGCTCTGACTGCCCCGGGTCTCTCCGTCGTGCCAGGCATGGGCATAGAGGTCATTGTACTGGCGTTCGCTGTGGTCGTGATTGGAGGCCTTGGAAGCATTACCGGTGCTCTGGTCGGTGCTCTGATCGTTGGCATGGCGCGAGCGGCGGCCGTGCATCTGTACCCAGAGGTTGAACTGTTCGTTATCTACGCGGTCATGGGCCTCGTGTTGGCATTTCGCCCACAAGGCCTGTTTGCCGTTGCCAACGCGAGGAAAATCTAA
- a CDS encoding ABC transporter substrate-binding protein, with product MKRPLLTAATVACAMTTGAMSLNAYANEEYKLGLVTFLSGAASGPFGIPAKNAADLVIDAINDGTLPAPIEGKGIDGRMITPVYVDEAGGATKQTSEFRNLVERDGVDAVVGYISSGDCLAIPAVAEELKMLTVLFDCGTPRVFEEADYEYVFRTHSTASMDNIAAARYVHENVPNLESVAGINQNYSWGHDSWRDFTETLKVLRGGDIEITTEQFPKLFAGQYGAEISALQVNSADVIHTSFWGGDTDAFVLQAAARGLLADNQVIFTAGETALNSLGEHLPDGAIIGARGPFGPFAPESELNTWFQTEFTERFGTPPTFPAYHMAHALIGLKLAQDKAGVGASTEEVITAFEGLEFDGPGGRVEMSRGKGHQAATEMVYGRLKRVDGEITFTDITRYPADCVNPPEGAETVEWIKAGMPGAECN from the coding sequence ATGAAACGTCCCCTGCTTACCGCAGCGACGGTCGCCTGTGCCATGACTACAGGTGCCATGAGTCTCAATGCTTACGCCAATGAAGAATACAAACTGGGCCTTGTAACCTTTCTCTCAGGCGCCGCTTCCGGGCCTTTCGGAATTCCCGCAAAGAACGCTGCCGACCTGGTAATCGATGCTATCAACGACGGCACCCTACCCGCCCCTATTGAGGGCAAGGGAATTGACGGACGTATGATTACACCTGTCTACGTTGACGAAGCTGGTGGTGCGACAAAACAAACCTCAGAATTTCGAAACCTCGTTGAGCGCGATGGCGTCGATGCGGTCGTAGGCTACATCTCTTCCGGCGACTGTCTCGCCATCCCGGCGGTCGCTGAAGAGCTCAAGATGCTGACCGTATTGTTCGACTGCGGCACACCTCGGGTCTTCGAGGAGGCTGACTACGAGTATGTTTTCCGCACCCACTCTACCGCCAGCATGGACAACATCGCGGCGGCCCGCTACGTTCACGAAAACGTTCCCAACCTGGAATCTGTCGCAGGCATAAACCAAAACTACTCTTGGGGCCACGACAGCTGGCGCGATTTTACCGAGACTCTAAAGGTTCTTCGCGGCGGGGACATTGAAATCACTACGGAACAGTTCCCCAAATTGTTCGCGGGCCAGTACGGCGCCGAGATTTCTGCCCTGCAAGTGAACTCCGCAGATGTCATTCACACATCTTTCTGGGGCGGTGACACAGACGCATTCGTACTCCAGGCGGCCGCTCGTGGTCTGCTCGCGGACAACCAGGTAATCTTCACTGCTGGCGAAACTGCACTCAACAGCCTTGGCGAGCACCTGCCAGACGGCGCCATCATTGGTGCCCGTGGTCCCTTCGGTCCATTTGCTCCGGAAAGTGAACTGAACACTTGGTTCCAGACCGAATTCACTGAGCGTTTCGGCACACCGCCGACTTTCCCTGCCTACCACATGGCTCATGCGCTGATTGGCCTAAAGCTGGCTCAAGATAAGGCCGGAGTTGGTGCGTCTACTGAGGAGGTAATCACTGCCTTTGAAGGTCTCGAATTTGACGGCCCGGGCGGCCGGGTTGAAATGAGTCGAGGCAAGGGCCATCAGGCTGCAACAGAGATGGTCTACGGTCGCCTCAAACGCGTGGACGGTGAAATTACCTTTACCGACATTACCCGCTACCCGGCAGATTGTGTCAACCCGCCGGAAGGCGCAGAGACTGTAGAGTGGATCAAAGCCGGCATGCCAGGTGCCGAGTGTAACTGA
- a CDS encoding ABC transporter substrate-binding protein, translating into MIPISHDRFISILVGICLVVLVTFAMPSKALESLGASEDTADIIVGCLYPMSGRAGVLGRDSVVGIRLALQYIEQQGLATLPRLRVLLGDTKSKRSTAVTIAKRFVEEEQASFLCGVVNSSVAIQVTEIAASANAFFVGTDHASSRLTDEFFHDRYFRVTNDTRQSMTAGALFIRDYFDDHLKKKPLRISYLGPDYEYGYQVWADFREALDRLGVNYEIAGALWPRLSEPDYSHYINELIRQEPDLVVNSLWGGDFVAFVTQATDTRLFDVSRFANFEKGGDYEIFAHLGDRMPLGLLLASRHHNNWPETDFNRWFVQEFQRQTGYYPSSGAQGAFTGILAIAEAARQAGGNYKDLEGIERAFEQLSLTTPEDPPGFQSSMDPVTHQIRQVMAIGETVKDPRYPPAKVMLGNWRIYYPTDYEQVHSATE; encoded by the coding sequence GTGATCCCAATTTCCCACGACCGATTTATCAGTATCCTTGTTGGAATCTGTCTGGTGGTCCTCGTCACATTTGCAATGCCTTCCAAGGCGCTGGAGTCTTTGGGGGCAAGCGAGGATACAGCGGATATTATCGTTGGATGCCTTTACCCCATGTCCGGACGAGCAGGTGTCTTGGGTCGAGATTCAGTGGTGGGTATACGGCTCGCGCTTCAATATATTGAACAGCAAGGATTGGCGACACTGCCACGGCTCAGGGTTTTGCTTGGGGACACCAAATCCAAACGTTCAACCGCCGTTACGATTGCAAAACGATTTGTCGAAGAAGAGCAAGCCTCTTTCCTCTGTGGCGTAGTTAACTCCTCGGTTGCCATTCAAGTTACAGAAATTGCTGCTTCCGCGAATGCGTTTTTTGTCGGTACAGACCACGCTTCATCCAGGCTAACCGATGAATTTTTCCACGATCGCTATTTCCGTGTGACGAACGACACCCGTCAATCGATGACTGCAGGAGCGCTCTTCATCAGAGACTACTTTGATGACCACTTGAAGAAAAAACCGCTTCGAATCTCGTACCTAGGTCCCGACTACGAGTACGGTTATCAGGTGTGGGCCGATTTTCGCGAGGCTCTGGATCGATTGGGCGTGAATTACGAAATTGCTGGTGCGCTCTGGCCGAGGTTGAGTGAGCCAGACTACAGCCACTATATCAACGAGCTGATACGCCAAGAACCCGACCTGGTCGTTAATAGCCTTTGGGGAGGAGATTTCGTTGCTTTCGTCACCCAGGCTACTGACACCCGGTTGTTTGACGTTTCACGCTTCGCAAACTTTGAGAAAGGAGGCGACTACGAGATTTTTGCTCACCTCGGGGATCGCATGCCTCTGGGATTGTTACTAGCATCTCGTCATCACAACAACTGGCCCGAAACTGATTTCAATCGGTGGTTTGTCCAAGAATTCCAACGGCAAACCGGCTACTACCCCTCATCCGGGGCGCAAGGCGCGTTCACCGGCATACTCGCAATTGCCGAAGCAGCACGCCAGGCAGGCGGGAATTACAAGGATCTCGAAGGCATCGAGCGAGCTTTCGAACAGTTGAGTCTGACTACGCCAGAGGATCCGCCAGGTTTCCAATCCTCGATGGATCCAGTAACTCATCAAATCCGCCAAGTAATGGCGATTGGTGAGACGGTGAAGGATCCGCGCTACCCTCCAGCTAAGGTAATGCTCGGTAATTGGCGAATCTATTACCCGACTGATTACGAGCAAGTTCATTCTGCAACAGAATGA
- a CDS encoding sigma-54-dependent transcriptional regulator, translating into MRTPTVLIIDDEKNLVSSLMFSLEEEEMTVFAAYDGKSGLAEIEKRTPDVVLLDLKLPDQSGFEVLDQVQALPAPPITIMISAHGDTRAAVEAVKKGAQDYITKPFDLDELILLIQRNHKHRQLKEEVAYRREREADVHGLVGNSSAMRKLLDQVDRIGKSSARTILLQGPSGSGKTLIAKALHATKDKAAPFVSVNCASLPENLLEAELFGAEKGAYTGADKRRTGLVELANGGTLFLDEIGELPLPLQAKLLTFLETHRFRAVGGQKEIDADLRVIAASNRDLQTEAQAGTFREDLFYRLNVMPLTIPSLAERKDDIPVLTSNFATELAAQEGCKPIKLTPETLTKLCNYDWPGNIRELRNTIERLTILHAGESINVDRLPPEIIASAAQTNTSVTEKGSESNKSHGSLTSEIAKREAQCILDALAQSNGRKGDAANSLGISRHALKRRMQKLGLTGDEL; encoded by the coding sequence ATGCGAACGCCTACCGTCCTGATCATCGATGACGAGAAAAATCTTGTTAGTAGTCTGATGTTTTCGCTCGAGGAAGAAGAAATGACGGTTTTTGCCGCCTATGACGGGAAAAGTGGACTCGCCGAAATTGAAAAACGGACACCAGACGTGGTCTTGCTCGATCTTAAATTGCCTGACCAATCAGGTTTTGAAGTTCTTGACCAGGTTCAGGCACTCCCGGCTCCGCCCATCACGATCATGATTTCGGCCCATGGCGATACTCGTGCTGCTGTTGAAGCAGTCAAGAAAGGGGCACAGGATTACATCACTAAACCGTTTGACCTCGACGAACTGATTCTTCTCATTCAGCGCAATCACAAGCATCGCCAACTCAAAGAGGAAGTGGCATATCGGAGAGAGCGGGAAGCTGACGTTCACGGTCTTGTTGGCAACTCCTCGGCCATGCGCAAGCTGCTCGATCAAGTCGATCGCATCGGAAAGAGCTCAGCGCGAACCATACTACTCCAGGGACCATCTGGCAGCGGGAAAACTCTCATTGCTAAAGCTTTGCACGCAACGAAAGACAAAGCCGCGCCATTCGTATCCGTAAATTGCGCGTCGCTGCCTGAAAACCTGTTGGAAGCTGAGCTGTTTGGCGCGGAAAAAGGGGCATACACCGGTGCCGATAAGCGCCGAACTGGCTTGGTAGAGTTAGCCAACGGGGGTACTCTTTTCCTGGATGAGATTGGTGAGCTGCCGTTACCCCTCCAGGCAAAGCTATTAACCTTCCTGGAAACACACCGTTTTCGCGCGGTGGGCGGCCAGAAAGAGATTGATGCCGATCTGCGTGTCATAGCGGCCAGTAACAGAGATCTACAGACTGAGGCTCAGGCGGGAACATTTCGTGAGGACCTGTTCTACCGTCTGAATGTTATGCCACTGACGATCCCGTCTCTGGCTGAGCGCAAGGACGATATCCCAGTGCTGACATCGAACTTCGCTACAGAGCTTGCGGCGCAAGAGGGTTGCAAGCCGATCAAACTTACACCCGAAACACTTACCAAACTCTGTAATTACGATTGGCCGGGAAATATCAGGGAACTCCGAAACACAATCGAGAGACTGACCATATTACATGCCGGTGAAAGCATTAACGTTGATCGACTGCCACCCGAAATCATTGCTTCAGCTGCTCAGACAAACACCTCAGTGACCGAAAAGGGTTCTGAGAGCAACAAAAGCCATGGATCCTTGACCAGTGAAATCGCAAAACGGGAAGCCCAGTGCATTTTGGACGCATTGGCTCAATCCAACGGCCGAAAGGGCGATGCCGCAAATTCCCTCGGAATTTCCAGACATGCATTGAAAAGAAGAATGCAGAAACTGGGGCTCACCGGAGACGAACTGTGA